The bacterium genome includes the window TTACGATACTCATATCTGGGCGCTGCTCGGTCCCGCTTGGGGCCAGAGCCGTGGATGGGAGTGTCTTAGCCATCTGCGCCATCCGAGGCTTTAGCCATTGCGAGCGCGTCGTTCAGGGAACTCTCAATTCCTTTCACAAGTTTCCTGAACCTGTTGGGGCGGAGTGGCTCACCCGTGGCCTGGATTGCCGCGATGAGGTTGGCGCGCTCTTGTGCAGCGACGAGCAAACAAATGGCTCTTGTAATGTTGACGGACGCGGCACGAATTGCCGCTTCGACAGCCATGATATCCTCCTATCTGGCTACGCGACGTTTGCGAATGCGTGCCGCGCTTTGTTCGCGGCGCGCATGAGATACGTCAGAAACTGCGGGTACGAGGCGTTCCACAGTGGGATTACCCGTACCGGTGAGTTCACTGCAATGCTGGCAATCGCCATCTGAAACGACCAAAAGTTCAGTTCGGAGACGATGGTTTGCCCGCGCACATGCCATGCCAGGTTACCCTTGCGCGAGCGCGTGGGCGCGTCGCCATGTATGACGAGCAGCGGGATTGCATCTGTCGTGCGCGCAATCCCGCTGAGCTTCTCGATCTGGTTGCGCAGGCGCGAGTGGCCATTGGCTTGCTGATCGGTCAGTGATGCCGCCAGGTCGCGGGTCGT containing:
- a CDS encoding ERCC4 domain-containing protein, whose translation is MPSVLIDSREPADLYTQISVEFLAMKGVEVYPRLPLPVGDALIVGQHATYYVERKTTRDLAASLTDQQANGHSRLRNQIEKLSGIARTTDAIPLLVIHGDAPTRSRKGNLAWHVRGQTIVSELNFWSFQMAIASIAVNSPVRVIPLWNASYPQFLTYLMRAANKARHAFANVA